Proteins from a single region of Hydra vulgaris chromosome 12, alternate assembly HydraT2T_AEP:
- the LOC100206708 gene encoding uncharacterized protein LOC100206708 isoform X2, protein MDEIELFLENSSKDKNIINRIISSENSQRDAKLFMENKIPPNEKVILLQILEEWDREYYSDECSDGIVRKEAVPIITNWLKNATGYDVAIARKFLSFLTAQKQKRDLDTKSASRMLTASSKRKVKTPRVTKYGVIKPKMLSSDQLITRSNTMGMFQFFPHGTGLKGTNGITQTAAKPHSTRRGSLSSRLRYSAHMQEFSDDNPTIRSLTSARSTMFETQSNHLAPVNPIIAHHKYNYCEPPVKAEIEMKVEDSNENSYTTRAHHKRFYLPEAEPQESVDMCEKGPEIRSIAHHKNNFQLISDSNNTTDEPVLTWAGRKWHHKTLYGQYDFEQRESIENYSPRKMHHKFNYELPT, encoded by the exons atggatgaaatagaattatttttggaaaacagttctaaagataaaaat atTATAAATCGAATCATATCGTCGGAAAATTCACAAAGAGATGCAAAACTgtttatggaaaataaaattccgCCAAACG aaaaagtaattttacttCAAATACTTGAAGAATGGGATAGAGAATATTATAGTGATGAATGTAGCGATGGGATCGTTCGAAAAGAGGCTGTACCCATTATTACAAACTGGCTTAAAAATGCAACCGGCTACG ATGTTGCAATTGCACGAAAGTTCTTGAGTTTTCTCACTGCACAAAAGCAAAAAAGAGATCTGGACACTAAGAGTGCATCTAGAATGCTTACAGCGTCAAGTAAAAGAAAGGTCAAAACTCCTAGGGTTACAAAGTATGGTGTTATCAAACCAAAAATGCTCTCTAGTGATCAACTAATTACTAGGTCCAATACAATGGGAATGTTTCAATTTTTCCCGCATGGTACTGGTTTAAAAGGAACAAACGGAATAACTCAAACTGCAGCAAAACCACATTCTACACGAAGAGGTAGCCTTTCTAGCAGACTAAGGTACAGTGCGCATATGCAAGAGTTTTCAGACGACAATCCAACAATAAGATCTTTAACAAGTGCTCGTTCCACAATGTTTGAAACTCAATCTAATCATCTTGCTCCAGTTAATCCAATAATTGCTCACCATAAATACAATTACTGTGAGCCACCTGTTAAAGCAGAAATTGAAATGAAAGTCGAGGATTCAAATGAAAATAGTTATACAACACGAGCTCatcataaaagattttatttaccTGAAGCTGAACCACAAGAGAGTGTGGACATGTGTGAAAAGGGGCCAGAAATACGTAGCATTGctcatcataaaaataattttcagctTATTTCAGATTCAAATAATACTACAGATGAACCAGTTTTGACTTGGGCTGGAAGAAAATGGCATCACAAAACACTTTACGGACAGTACGATTTTGAACAAAGAGAGTCTATCGAAAACTATTCTCCACGAAAAATGcatcataaatttaattacgAATTACCAACTTAA
- the LOC100198391 gene encoding transmembrane protein 19 isoform X4 yields MQLLLFSLYKRFVIYLIILMMILNNLQSFTAHFLVALLASCLISKRAYDKKSLSLSGSLLALLVGFFTTLPNYGFFMCMLTFFVTSSCLTNLKAKKKQKIEESYKEGGQRTARQVACNGGVAVFISVVYLIEVGCGERPINFSKDFTTSVLITGLIGSLACCNGDTWSSELGTAYGGKYPRLITSWKMVPVGTNGGVTLLGLISSSLGGLAIGITFIASNYLFVFPNIGENTLPSQWPILLVTIYAGLVGSILDSLIGAVYQYSGYCILSKKVVSKPTPSTQHISGCDLLDNDQVNLISSILMALTTPIVAYYLWRVY; encoded by the exons attcgttatttatttaatcataCTAATGATGATACTAAACAATCTGCAATCATTTACTGCTCATTTCTTGGTTGCTCTTCTAGCGTCGTGTTTAATTTCAAAACGAGCTTATGATAAGAAGTCGTTAAGCTTATCTGGATCTTTACTTGCATTGCTAGTAGGGTTTTTTACAACTTTACCAAACTATGGTTTTTTTATGTGTATGCTCACGTTCTTTGTCACGTCTTCCTGTCTAACGaacttaaaagcaaaaaaaaagcaaaaaatagaGGAATCTTATAAGGAAG GAGGGCAAAGAACTGCAAGACAGGTAGCCTGTAATGGTGGAGTTGCGGTTTTTATCTCGGTGGTTTACTTAATCGAAGTTGGTTGTGGTGAACGtcctataaatttttcaaaagatttcacCACATCTGTGCTTATAACAGGATTAATTGGTTCTCTAGCGTGTTGCAATGGTGATACGTGGAGCTCAGAACTAGGTACCGCATATGGCGGGAAATATCCGCGTTTAATTACATCTTGGAAAATGGTACCTGTAGGTACTAACGGTGGTGTAACTCTATTAGGACTAATTTCAAGTTCTCTAGGAGGATTAGCGATTGGTATTACATTCATTGCTTCAAactatctttttgtttttccaaatattGGTGAAAATACTTTGCCATCTCAATGGCCAATTTTGTTAGTAACTATTTATGCAGGATTAGTCGGTAGTATACTTGATTCCTTAATAGGAGCAGTCTACCAATATTCGGGGTATTgtattttaagcaaaaaagttgTAAGTAAACCAACACCATCAACTCAACATATTTCTGGTTGCGATTTATTAGACAATGatcaagttaatttaatttcgtCCATTTTGATGGCTTTAACGACACCAATTGTGGCCTATTACCTCTGGAGAGTGTACTGA
- the LOC100198391 gene encoding transmembrane protein 19 isoform X1 produces the protein MMILNNLQSFTAHFLVALLASCLISKRAYDKKSLSLSGSLLALLVGFFTTLPNYGFFMCMLTFFVTSSCLTNLKAKKKQKIEESYKEGGQRTARQVACNGGVAVFISVVYLIEVGCGERPINFSKDFTTSVLITGLIGSLACCNGDTWSSELGTAYGGKYPRLITSWKMVPVGTNGGVTLLGLISSSLGGLAIGITFIASNYLFVFPNIGENTLPSQWPILLVTIYAGLVGSILDSLIGAVYQYSGYCILSKKVVSKPTPSTQHISGCDLLDNDQVNLISSILMALTTPIVAYYLWRVY, from the exons ATGATGATACTAAACAATCTGCAATCATTTACTGCTCATTTCTTGGTTGCTCTTCTAGCGTCGTGTTTAATTTCAAAACGAGCTTATGATAAGAAGTCGTTAAGCTTATCTGGATCTTTACTTGCATTGCTAGTAGGGTTTTTTACAACTTTACCAAACTATGGTTTTTTTATGTGTATGCTCACGTTCTTTGTCACGTCTTCCTGTCTAACGaacttaaaagcaaaaaaaaagcaaaaaatagaGGAATCTTATAAGGAAG GAGGGCAAAGAACTGCAAGACAGGTAGCCTGTAATGGTGGAGTTGCGGTTTTTATCTCGGTGGTTTACTTAATCGAAGTTGGTTGTGGTGAACGtcctataaatttttcaaaagatttcacCACATCTGTGCTTATAACAGGATTAATTGGTTCTCTAGCGTGTTGCAATGGTGATACGTGGAGCTCAGAACTAGGTACCGCATATGGCGGGAAATATCCGCGTTTAATTACATCTTGGAAAATGGTACCTGTAGGTACTAACGGTGGTGTAACTCTATTAGGACTAATTTCAAGTTCTCTAGGAGGATTAGCGATTGGTATTACATTCATTGCTTCAAactatctttttgtttttccaaatattGGTGAAAATACTTTGCCATCTCAATGGCCAATTTTGTTAGTAACTATTTATGCAGGATTAGTCGGTAGTATACTTGATTCCTTAATAGGAGCAGTCTACCAATATTCGGGGTATTgtattttaagcaaaaaagttgTAAGTAAACCAACACCATCAACTCAACATATTTCTGGTTGCGATTTATTAGACAATGatcaagttaatttaatttcgtCCATTTTGATGGCTTTAACGACACCAATTGTGGCCTATTACCTCTGGAGAGTGTACTGA